In the Armatimonadia bacterium genome, GGAGCGATTCCTCAGAGGTTACATCTATGGCGACCACCACTTCTGTCCCAGAAACCTATCCGCTCGACGCACAACTCGCCTGCGCAAGGGACTCCGTCCTCACCACGCTCTCCTCGGCCTGCTCGACGGAGGGGAGCTATGCGGGCAACGACGACGAGACCTGTCCCTGTGACGGTGTCGCAGGAATCATCTCGCTGGTCGGAGACATCAGTTGGTCCCTGATGTGGACCTTTCCGCAGCAGGTCGCGACACAACTCGCCGTGCGTTTCGCAGGCTTCGACATCGAGTATGAGAGCGACGACATGACGGAC is a window encoding:
- a CDS encoding chemotaxis protein CheX, whose amino-acid sequence is MATTTSVPETYPLDAQLACARDSVLTTLSSACSTEGSYAGNDDETCPCDGVAGIISLVGDISWSLMWTFPQQVATQLAVRFAGFDIEYESDDMTDVVGELANVLAGEALARLDALGVKATMGLPMVVRGTNLNLMLPDGTPRIHLRFSCDEGPFYLILGARKQA